The Mucilaginibacter yixingensis genome window below encodes:
- a CDS encoding S8 family serine peptidase yields the protein MIKPLGLYLFLLVITCSATTAFAQQQLVSEARRQELQQLSAVLNDTYNASHQAAMQRASGHNWFTRLQKRNGSLIVLQGVNSLGFPQYLKTYNNVISAATTQTNAVQPGGSLGLNLSGSSTLLNNKLALWDGGWILATHQEFAGKTITPKDFGASIIEHATHVAGTLMAKGVYAPAKGMAPGATTLSEYDFNNDVAEMTAAASSLLLSNHSYGGLSGWNFNDDENRWEWYGLPGDTEDYTFGFYDTRAQAWDKIAYNAPYYLIVEAAGNARAETGPAVGQTYWGYRSRTDQTLVNKGPRPAGISSNDSYDVLNTTANAKNVLTVAAVNPLPFGPANSQDISVGYFSSFGPTDDGRVKPDISGMGVNVLSTDNATNTSYVTLSGTSMAAPNVTGSLYLLQEYYSQKNAGNFMKSATLKGLACHTAFDAGNAGPDYIFGWGLLDMKKAAQAITDNNGKSLIKEAQLNQGQTSTYNVVASGNGVLMATICWTDPQGTPSADGTLNDRTPKLVNDLDIRISDGTTTYLPWVLDPTQPAALATKGDNIRDNVEQVYVPNAVPGHTYTITVSHKGTLQSGSQPYSLIATGIGGAAYCASAPASNADSRINNITLSNLNNTPAAGCTSYADYTATTVLLEQGKTYPISLTLGTCGGNFNKIAKVFIDYNSDGTFDPTTELAVTTGTISATGIFTGNITVPGNVTPGNYSLMRVVLTETTDPAAVTPCGTYGKGETQDYRVQFTKTATDAGAIAITTSNPTGACAGLTNLTVRIKNYGSASISSVPVTVTITAPNNAVTTFTETYTGVIAAQAEVDFNMQGTFTAVAGSTYVVTATTNLANDPVTGNNSYTANIVTGTAPTPTALQAFLCAESGMYQLSGVADGGLLWYKNQNDALPITGGTPALTAQAPVNSTFYAGVNDFSGSIGPTTKSQYTDGGYNQFTPTVTVNTKVPVILESARLYVGNSGNVTFNVTNGSGQIVSTTTINAVATRTTPAAGAQANDPADQGQVYKLNLLLPAAGTYGITASYDNTATLFRSNSGVTGYPYSVGGVFSILSNNATSTTNAADTAYYKGFYYFFYDLHVKSAGCASTARVPVSLTKPTITQADTLLTSSGVASNQWYEDSTAIAGATNNTFVPSHSGTYRVATILNGGCTVFSDPFVYARKAKHPDDSDIGLAVFPVPTNGKLNVIFTAKNDDALTLSLVNNAGQTVYAKQQQIKAGGFSTVMDVSREITGTYVLRIKLGSKVYGRKIFIATK from the coding sequence ATGATTAAACCTTTAGGGCTATACCTGTTTTTATTGGTAATAACTTGTAGCGCAACCACAGCCTTTGCTCAGCAGCAGCTGGTATCTGAAGCGCGCCGGCAGGAGTTGCAGCAGTTATCGGCAGTTTTAAATGATACCTATAATGCTAGTCACCAGGCCGCTATGCAACGCGCATCGGGGCATAACTGGTTTACCCGGTTGCAAAAGCGCAATGGTAGCTTGATTGTGTTGCAGGGGGTAAATAGCCTGGGTTTTCCGCAGTATCTAAAAACTTACAACAACGTTATATCTGCCGCAACCACACAAACCAACGCGGTACAGCCAGGCGGCTCGCTTGGGTTGAACCTGAGCGGATCAAGTACGTTGCTGAATAATAAACTAGCCTTGTGGGATGGTGGTTGGATATTGGCCACACATCAGGAGTTTGCCGGCAAAACTATCACCCCGAAAGATTTTGGCGCCAGCATTATTGAGCATGCCACACACGTGGCGGGTACCCTGATGGCTAAAGGTGTTTATGCACCGGCTAAAGGTATGGCCCCAGGGGCCACTACGCTAAGTGAATATGACTTTAATAATGACGTTGCCGAGATGACGGCGGCCGCAAGTTCGCTGTTGCTTTCCAATCACTCTTACGGCGGTCTTTCCGGGTGGAATTTTAATGACGATGAAAACCGCTGGGAATGGTACGGACTGCCGGGCGATACCGAAGATTACACCTTTGGTTTTTATGATACCCGCGCCCAGGCTTGGGATAAAATTGCTTACAATGCCCCATACTATCTGATTGTAGAGGCGGCAGGCAACGCCAGGGCCGAAACAGGTCCGGCGGTAGGTCAAACCTACTGGGGCTATCGTAGCCGTACCGATCAAACTTTGGTGAACAAAGGTCCGCGCCCCGCAGGCATCAGCAGTAATGATAGTTATGATGTGCTAAATACTACCGCCAACGCCAAGAACGTGCTGACGGTAGCGGCGGTAAATCCGCTGCCGTTTGGTCCGGCTAACTCGCAAGATATATCTGTGGGGTATTTCAGTTCTTTTGGCCCGACGGATGATGGACGCGTAAAGCCGGATATCAGCGGGATGGGCGTTAACGTGCTGTCGACAGATAATGCTACCAATACCTCGTATGTAACGCTCTCGGGCACATCAATGGCTGCGCCAAATGTAACCGGCTCGCTTTATTTGTTGCAAGAGTATTACTCGCAAAAGAATGCGGGCAACTTCATGAAATCGGCCACGCTGAAAGGTTTGGCCTGTCATACGGCTTTTGACGCAGGTAATGCCGGCCCCGATTATATCTTCGGTTGGGGCTTGTTGGATATGAAGAAAGCCGCCCAGGCCATTACCGATAATAACGGCAAAAGCCTGATTAAGGAAGCTCAATTAAACCAGGGACAAACATCAACCTACAACGTAGTAGCATCGGGCAACGGTGTGCTGATGGCTACCATTTGCTGGACAGATCCGCAAGGTACTCCATCGGCAGATGGCACACTGAATGACCGCACCCCTAAACTGGTGAATGACCTGGATATCAGAATCAGCGATGGCACCACCACTTATTTGCCCTGGGTGCTTGATCCAACACAACCGGCTGCGCTGGCCACCAAAGGCGATAACATCCGCGACAATGTAGAGCAGGTGTATGTGCCAAACGCAGTACCGGGGCATACTTATACCATCACCGTATCGCATAAAGGCACATTGCAATCCGGCTCGCAGCCATACTCGTTAATTGCTACTGGCATTGGCGGGGCGGCGTATTGCGCGTCGGCACCGGCATCTAATGCCGATTCGAGGATCAATAACATCACGTTATCAAACTTAAACAATACACCAGCGGCAGGCTGTACTTCTTATGCTGATTACACCGCCACTACTGTATTGCTGGAGCAGGGTAAAACCTATCCCATCTCACTTACATTAGGCACCTGCGGCGGCAACTTTAATAAAATTGCCAAGGTTTTTATTGATTACAATAGTGATGGTACGTTTGACCCAACTACAGAGTTGGCCGTTACTACCGGAACCATCAGCGCTACGGGAATATTTACCGGTAATATTACCGTTCCGGGCAACGTTACTCCGGGCAACTACAGCCTGATGCGCGTAGTGCTTACAGAAACTACAGACCCTGCTGCCGTAACACCTTGCGGCACTTACGGCAAAGGCGAAACGCAGGATTACCGTGTGCAGTTTACCAAAACAGCAACCGATGCTGGCGCAATTGCCATCACCACCAGTAACCCTACAGGGGCCTGCGCCGGTTTAACCAATTTAACCGTGCGCATTAAAAATTATGGTAGTGCGTCTATCAGCAGTGTTCCGGTTACGGTCACTATTACTGCGCCCAATAATGCGGTAACTACCTTTACCGAGACCTACACTGGTGTTATAGCCGCACAGGCAGAGGTTGATTTTAACATGCAGGGTACTTTTACTGCTGTGGCTGGCAGCACCTATGTTGTAACTGCAACCACTAACCTGGCTAATGATCCGGTGACGGGCAACAATAGCTATACCGCTAATATTGTTACCGGTACCGCGCCAACACCAACGGCTTTACAGGCGTTTTTGTGTGCCGAGTCTGGCATGTACCAACTCTCTGGCGTGGCAGATGGCGGCTTGCTGTGGTATAAAAATCAGAATGATGCATTGCCAATTACCGGCGGTACGCCTGCATTGACAGCCCAGGCCCCTGTAAACAGCACTTTCTATGCCGGGGTAAATGATTTCAGCGGAAGCATTGGCCCGACTACTAAAAGCCAGTATACAGATGGGGGTTACAATCAGTTTACGCCAACGGTAACGGTTAATACTAAGGTGCCGGTTATTTTAGAAAGCGCTCGTTTGTATGTGGGCAACTCGGGCAATGTCACTTTTAATGTAACTAACGGTAGCGGACAAATTGTATCTACAACTACCATCAATGCAGTGGCCACCCGCACCACCCCGGCGGCTGGCGCGCAAGCTAATGACCCGGCAGATCAGGGACAGGTTTATAAACTTAATCTGTTGCTGCCTGCAGCGGGTACTTACGGTATTACGGCATCTTATGATAATACGGCAACGCTTTTCCGCAGCAATAGCGGGGTAACGGGTTATCCTTATAGTGTGGGTGGTGTGTTCAGTATTTTGTCAAACAATGCAACGTCAACTACCAATGCAGCTGATACGGCTTACTACAAAGGGTTCTATTACTTTTTTTATGATCTGCATGTAAAAAGCGCGGGCTGTGCGTCAACTGCCCGTGTGCCGGTATCGCTAACTAAGCCTACCATAACTCAAGCTGATACTTTGCTTACGTCAAGCGGGGTTGCCAGTAACCAGTGGTATGAAGATAGTACTGCTATTGCCGGTGCCACTAATAATACGTTTGTACCAAGCCATAGCGGTACCTATCGTGTGGCTACAATCTTAAATGGTGGTTGTACCGTGTTTTCAGATCCGTTTGTATATGCGCGGAAGGCCAAGCATCCAGATGATTCAGATATAGGCCTGGCGGTGTTCCCGGTGCCTACTAATGGCAAACTGAATGTGATATTTACAGCTAAGAATGATGACGCGCTTACGCTGTCATTGGTAAACAATGCAGGGCAAACGGTATACGCCAAACAGCAGCAAATTAAAGCTGGCGGTTTTAGCACGGTAATGGATGTGAGCCGCGAAATAACAGGCACTTACGTGTTGCGCATCAAGTTGGGCAGTAAAGTATACGGACGTAAAATATTCATCGCCACTAAATGA
- a CDS encoding energy transducer TonB yields MKKPITTFCLALLGLSGFAQVTRTAVKDTLNTQEKYTVLKSNPNIRQGKYTLYDRPTGKILTTGFYTDNKKTGTWRDYNYKDRVIAEGEYKDDQKVGEWKYYDDLWRLSDIYDFNRKILTYHRATHADSVRIYQVPRGKDTLSVRLDRPPIYLGGDALMYRNLQYNLPYPSDAQRRKISAKVVISFTVDENGNTRDYQVYQSARNDLNQAAIKAIKLIQNAWVPGVLHGKNVPVVLHLPIAFKVDD; encoded by the coding sequence ATGAAGAAACCTATTACCACCTTTTGCCTGGCACTGCTTGGTTTAAGCGGCTTTGCACAGGTAACACGCACTGCGGTAAAAGACACGCTGAATACGCAGGAAAAGTACACCGTGCTGAAAAGCAATCCAAACATCAGACAAGGGAAATATACGCTCTACGATCGCCCGACGGGCAAAATACTCACTACCGGCTTTTATACCGACAATAAAAAAACTGGCACTTGGCGCGATTACAACTACAAAGACCGCGTAATTGCCGAAGGCGAATATAAAGACGACCAAAAAGTTGGCGAATGGAAGTATTATGATGATCTGTGGCGACTGAGCGACATATATGATTTTAACCGTAAAATACTAACCTACCACCGTGCCACCCATGCCGATAGCGTGCGCATTTACCAGGTGCCCAGGGGTAAGGACACACTATCTGTGCGCCTGGACCGCCCGCCTATCTATCTTGGTGGCGATGCCCTGATGTACCGCAACCTGCAATACAACCTGCCCTACCCGTCGGATGCACAGCGCAGAAAGATCAGTGCCAAAGTAGTCATCTCTTTTACGGTGGATGAAAACGGTAATACCCGCGATTACCAGGTTTATCAAAGTGCCCGCAATGATTTAAACCAGGCGGCAATCAAAGCCATTAAGCTGATCCAAAATGCCTGGGTTCCAGGTGTGCTGCATGGCAAAAACGTGCCAGTGGTATTGCATTTGCCGATTGCGTTTAAGGTGGATGATTAA
- a CDS encoding YifB family Mg chelatase-like AAA ATPase, with product MLVKTFGSAVYGIEAITITIEVNISGGNPHYAIVGLPDNAVRESLQRIETALSTNGYRMPRQRIIVNMAPADIRKEGSSYDLTIASAVLAASGQIENTELGKYLIIGELSLDGGLQPIKGALSIAIQARKEGFKGFILPKQNAREAAIVNDLDVYGVENIKQVADFFNGEGDLKPEVVNTREEFFNSLSNYDSDFSDVRGQENIKRALEIAAAGGHNVILIGPPGAGKTMLARRLPSILPPLSLYESLETTKIHSVAGKLAASDALVTVRPFRSPHHTISDVALVGGGTNPQPGEISLSHNGVLFLDELPEFKRTALEVMRQPLEERRVTISRAKFTVDYPASFMLVASMNPCPCGYYNHPEKECSCPPGLVQKYLSKVSGPLLDRIDLHVEVTPVNFSELASDRLAEKSEDIRERVIRAREIQIQRFGAKPDLHANAQMSPQMVRDICKINAAGQNLLKKAMEKLGLSARAYDRILKVARTIADLAGSEEILLEHLAEAIHFRSLDREGWAG from the coding sequence TTGTTAGTTAAAACCTTTGGCAGCGCCGTTTATGGCATCGAGGCCATTACTATCACCATAGAAGTTAACATTAGCGGCGGCAACCCGCACTATGCCATTGTGGGCTTGCCCGATAATGCCGTGCGCGAGTCATTGCAACGCATTGAAACGGCACTCAGCACCAATGGGTACCGCATGCCACGCCAGCGCATTATTGTAAATATGGCGCCAGCTGACATCCGCAAGGAAGGTTCTTCTTATGATTTGACCATTGCCTCGGCCGTATTGGCAGCATCCGGACAAATTGAGAACACTGAACTGGGCAAGTATCTCATTATTGGCGAGCTTTCACTGGATGGGGGCCTGCAACCAATCAAAGGTGCCTTGTCTATAGCCATACAGGCTCGCAAAGAAGGTTTTAAGGGATTCATCCTCCCCAAACAAAACGCCCGCGAAGCGGCCATTGTAAACGATCTGGACGTATACGGTGTGGAGAACATTAAACAGGTAGCCGATTTTTTTAACGGCGAAGGCGACCTGAAACCCGAAGTAGTAAATACCCGCGAAGAATTCTTTAACAGCCTGAGCAATTACGACAGCGATTTTAGCGATGTGCGTGGCCAGGAAAACATCAAACGCGCGCTGGAGATTGCAGCAGCAGGCGGCCATAATGTAATACTGATCGGTCCACCGGGAGCGGGTAAGACGATGCTGGCCCGCAGGCTGCCTTCAATATTACCGCCGCTCAGTTTGTACGAATCTTTAGAAACCACCAAGATCCACTCGGTAGCCGGCAAGCTGGCGGCCAGCGATGCGTTGGTGACGGTGAGGCCGTTTCGCAGCCCGCACCATACCATATCAGATGTTGCACTGGTGGGCGGCGGTACCAATCCCCAGCCAGGCGAGATCTCATTATCACACAACGGCGTTTTGTTTCTGGATGAACTGCCTGAGTTTAAACGCACTGCCCTGGAGGTAATGCGACAGCCCCTTGAAGAACGCCGGGTGACCATCTCCCGTGCCAAATTTACGGTTGATTATCCGGCCAGTTTTATGCTGGTGGCTAGTATGAATCCTTGTCCGTGTGGTTACTATAACCACCCCGAGAAAGAGTGCAGCTGTCCGCCCGGACTGGTGCAAAAATACCTGAGCAAGGTATCAGGCCCATTACTTGACCGCATTGATCTACACGTAGAAGTTACCCCTGTAAACTTTAGCGAACTAGCCAGCGACCGCCTGGCGGAGAAAAGCGAAGATATCCGCGAACGTGTGATTCGCGCCCGAGAGATCCAAATCCAACGCTTCGGCGCCAAGCCTGACCTGCACGCCAATGCACAGATGAGTCCGCAGATGGTGCGTGATATTTGTAAAATCAATGCCGCGGGACAAAATCTATTGAAAAAAGCTATGGAGAAATTAGGCCTCAGTGCACGCGCTTATGACCGCATTTTGAAAGTGGCCCGCACCATAGCAGACCTAGCCGGTAGCGAAGAAATTTTACTGGAGCACCTGGCTGAAGCCATCCATTTCAGAAGTTTGGACAGAGAGGGCTGGGCAGGGTAA
- a CDS encoding PfkB family carbohydrate kinase has protein sequence MYEICSIGHITNDKVVNKESVVYMPGGTAWYFSQALSRMPLKYLLVTALGEAELHYAEELRKAGVTVEVQPSEHTVFFENIYGDNKDERTQNVLAKADPFKADHLAATDAAIFHLGPLLADDISLDLIKTLSWKSKVSLDVQGYLRRVENQKVYAHEWAAYEDALPHIHTLKADVGEVLALTGQKELMDGVRHIASLGVKEVVVTNASKGSFIYADDYRIDIPAYMPHVVVDTTGCGDTYIAGYLFARSQGRTIEEAGHFGAAMAGLKTKHAGAFNGTVDEVEEFMRERV, from the coding sequence ATGTACGAGATTTGCAGCATAGGACACATTACTAATGATAAGGTAGTTAACAAAGAATCAGTAGTTTACATGCCAGGTGGTACCGCCTGGTATTTCTCGCAGGCGCTGAGCCGCATGCCGCTGAAGTATCTGTTGGTTACTGCGTTGGGTGAGGCCGAGCTGCATTATGCCGAAGAGTTGCGCAAGGCTGGTGTAACCGTAGAGGTACAACCTAGCGAACATACCGTGTTTTTTGAAAACATTTATGGCGATAACAAAGATGAGCGCACCCAAAATGTTTTAGCAAAAGCTGATCCTTTTAAGGCTGATCACTTAGCGGCGACTGATGCAGCAATATTCCATCTGGGCCCATTATTGGCCGATGATATTTCTTTAGACCTGATCAAGACGCTTTCGTGGAAAAGCAAGGTGAGTTTGGATGTGCAGGGTTATCTGCGCCGGGTTGAGAACCAAAAGGTATATGCGCATGAATGGGCCGCGTATGAAGATGCGTTGCCGCACATCCACACCCTCAAAGCAGATGTTGGTGAAGTGCTGGCGTTAACCGGTCAAAAAGAATTGATGGATGGCGTGCGCCATATCGCATCGCTCGGCGTAAAAGAAGTGGTGGTGACCAACGCCAGCAAAGGTTCTTTTATTTATGCTGATGATTACAGGATAGACATCCCGGCCTATATGCCCCATGTGGTAGTTGATACTACTGGTTGCGGCGATACTTACATAGCTGGTTACCTGTTTGCCCGTTCCCAAGGCAGAACCATTGAGGAGGCTGGCCACTTCGGTGCCGCCATGGCTGGGTTAAAGACCAAGCATGCCGGCGCTTTTAATGGTACTGTAGACGAGGTGGAGGAGTTTATGCGGGAACGGGTTTGA
- a CDS encoding FMN-dependent NADH-azoreductase: protein MKILHLISSPRGEASASIKLGRDIVEKLNAAHPGSTITEHNLTQSAYPHLEEVHFQSFFTPAEARTPEQAAAVVNSDAAVDELLAADAIVIGVPMYNFSVPSSLKTWIDHVARSGKTFGYSANGPEGLVKNKKVYLAITTGGVYTEGPMQSFDFTEQYLRAVLGFMGMTDITTYRAEGLSMPGLQETALSRAIESVAV from the coding sequence ATGAAAATATTACACCTGATATCAAGCCCGCGGGGCGAGGCCTCTGCGAGCATTAAACTGGGCCGAGACATTGTAGAGAAACTTAATGCGGCCCACCCCGGCAGCACCATAACCGAACATAACCTCACCCAGTCGGCTTATCCCCACCTGGAAGAAGTGCACTTTCAATCGTTCTTCACCCCGGCCGAGGCACGCACACCAGAACAAGCGGCAGCCGTGGTAAATTCTGATGCTGCGGTAGACGAACTGCTGGCCGCCGACGCTATTGTTATTGGCGTGCCGATGTACAACTTTAGCGTTCCTTCATCACTAAAAACCTGGATCGATCATGTTGCCCGCTCCGGCAAAACATTCGGTTACTCGGCAAATGGTCCGGAAGGGTTGGTGAAGAATAAAAAAGTATATCTGGCCATCACCACCGGCGGTGTTTATACCGAGGGCCCAATGCAAAGTTTTGATTTCACAGAGCAGTACCTGCGTGCCGTGCTGGGCTTTATGGGGATGACTGATATAACCACCTACCGCGCCGAAGGCCTGAGTATGCCGGGCCTGCAGGAAACTGCTTTGAGTAGGGCGATTGAAAGTGTGGCAGTATAG
- a CDS encoding helix-turn-helix domain-containing protein: MLPEEEIPKHSAEACQNSISAVKDALYVLNGKWKLPVIAALMDGAMRFNELQHALEGITPKVLSKELRELELNELVTRQVFATVPVTVSYELTDYSKSLNSVLTSLRLWGYQHREHIIASRRMKIKHAG; encoded by the coding sequence ATGTTACCAGAAGAAGAAATACCAAAACACAGTGCCGAGGCCTGCCAGAACAGCATCAGCGCGGTAAAAGACGCGCTGTATGTACTAAACGGTAAATGGAAACTGCCGGTGATAGCCGCACTGATGGATGGAGCCATGCGCTTTAACGAATTGCAGCACGCACTGGAAGGCATCACCCCTAAAGTACTCTCGAAAGAATTACGCGAGCTGGAACTAAACGAACTGGTAACCCGCCAGGTATTTGCCACCGTACCCGTAACGGTAAGCTACGAACTGACAGACTACAGCAAATCATTAAATAGCGTGCTTACCAGCCTGCGTTTATGGGGATATCAGCACAGAGAGCATATTATAGCTTCGCGAAGGATGAAGATTAAGCATGCAGGGTAA
- the xth gene encoding exodeoxyribonuclease III — protein MRIATYNVNSVNARLPILLRWLEETQPDVVCLQELKAIQENFPEQALKDAGYNAIWHGQKSWNGVAILSKGLEITERCRVLPGDPEDLHSRYIEAEVNGIIVGGLYLPNGNPAPGPKFDYKLAWFERLAKHAADLLAEGKPTLLAGDYNVMPTEIDVYKPERWVDDALFRPETRAAFQKMIDLGWTDAIRKLYPTETIYTFWDYFRNAYGRDAGLRIDHFLLSPALSERLTGAGVDKHVRGWEKTSDHAPVWIELS, from the coding sequence ATGAGAATAGCCACCTACAACGTTAACAGCGTTAATGCCCGTTTGCCCATCTTGCTGCGCTGGCTGGAAGAAACCCAGCCCGATGTGGTTTGCCTGCAGGAACTCAAAGCCATTCAGGAAAATTTCCCGGAGCAGGCGCTGAAGGATGCCGGTTATAATGCTATTTGGCACGGACAAAAAAGCTGGAACGGTGTGGCTATATTATCAAAAGGATTGGAGATCACAGAGCGTTGCCGTGTGCTGCCCGGTGATCCGGAAGATTTGCACAGCCGCTATATTGAGGCCGAGGTAAACGGTATTATTGTTGGCGGTTTGTATCTGCCTAACGGTAACCCGGCGCCCGGGCCCAAATTTGATTACAAACTGGCCTGGTTTGAGCGCCTGGCCAAACATGCGGCCGATTTGCTGGCCGAAGGTAAACCCACGCTGCTGGCCGGCGACTATAACGTAATGCCAACAGAGATTGACGTGTATAAACCCGAGCGCTGGGTGGATGATGCACTCTTTCGTCCAGAAACCCGCGCGGCCTTCCAAAAGATGATTGATCTGGGGTGGACCGACGCTATCCGCAAACTGTATCCAACTGAGACCATTTATACATTCTGGGATTATTTCCGCAATGCTTATGGCCGCGATGCAGGGCTGCGTATTGACCATTTTCTGTTGAGTCCGGCGTTGTCTGAGCGTTTAACGGGTGCAGGGGTAGATAAACACGTGCGCGGCTGGGAGAAAACCAGCGACCACGCGCCGGTATGGATTGAGCTGAGTTAA
- a CDS encoding ATP-binding protein — MKVKNKLRLGFGFLFVIVLFFGALSIFFVNQIAGSGKVILKDNYESLTFAREMRTVLDNNSLPLNNQAKTIFEQQLVKEEHNITEPGEGEAARAVRAGFMQLINPATTPQARTEIERQIRKRLRDVEEVNMRGIVRKNDQANRSVDKTIILLGLAGTFTFLVLFSFSVNFPSAISNPLNALLRGIRQISQQNYQERIHFEQNDEFAEVANAFNDMAARLKEWENSNLSKIMSEKQRIDTIIEQMQDAIIGVNEQQQVLFINTSAKRMLNLSDDKFDGEDITQIARHNDLLKSIIESESVHKPFRVVVNGKDAFFQLDSTEITVPNISPGLNDTISFARKSAGRVYILRNVTEFKERDEAKTNFIATISHELKTPISAIKMSLKLLHDQRVGGLNKEQEELVNHIGDDAERLLKITYELLDLSQVETGNIQLNFIPAKPEQILNYAVKAVKSEAGQKKVTIEELLPASLPNVHADVEKTAWVMINFLSNALRYSPDKSKIVIKVMPKGQFLEFSVQDFGKGIEAQYQERLFDRYFQVPTDGQNKSGSGLGLAISKEFILAQGGQIGLESEMGSGSRFYFTLPLAKA; from the coding sequence ATGAAAGTAAAGAATAAACTCCGCCTCGGATTTGGATTTTTGTTCGTCATCGTATTATTCTTTGGCGCACTGTCCATCTTCTTTGTCAACCAGATTGCCGGCAGCGGCAAGGTGATCTTGAAAGACAATTACGAGTCGCTCACGTTTGCACGCGAGATGCGTACCGTGCTCGACAACAATTCATTGCCGCTAAACAATCAGGCCAAAACCATCTTTGAGCAGCAACTGGTTAAAGAAGAGCACAACATTACCGAGCCTGGTGAGGGCGAAGCGGCCCGCGCCGTACGTGCAGGATTTATGCAATTAATCAACCCGGCTACCACGCCGCAGGCGCGTACCGAAATAGAACGCCAAATTCGCAAACGCCTGCGGGATGTAGAGGAAGTAAACATGCGGGGCATTGTACGTAAGAATGACCAGGCCAATAGATCGGTCGATAAAACGATCATCCTGCTGGGTTTGGCCGGTACCTTTACTTTTTTGGTGCTGTTTAGTTTCAGCGTTAACTTCCCAAGCGCTATTTCTAATCCGCTCAATGCGTTGTTAAGAGGTATCCGGCAGATCAGTCAGCAAAATTATCAAGAGCGTATCCACTTTGAACAGAACGATGAGTTTGCCGAGGTGGCCAATGCCTTTAACGATATGGCGGCGCGTTTGAAAGAGTGGGAAAACAGCAACCTCTCCAAAATAATGAGTGAGAAACAGCGCATCGATACTATTATTGAACAGATGCAGGATGCCATCATCGGTGTGAACGAGCAGCAGCAAGTACTGTTTATCAATACCTCGGCCAAACGTATGCTCAATCTGAGTGATGATAAGTTTGACGGAGAGGATATCACGCAAATTGCCCGACATAATGATCTGCTGAAATCTATCATAGAAAGCGAAAGCGTTCATAAACCATTCCGCGTGGTGGTGAACGGAAAAGACGCTTTCTTTCAACTGGATTCTACCGAAATTACGGTGCCCAATATTAGTCCGGGGTTGAATGATACTATCAGCTTTGCCCGAAAGTCTGCCGGTAGGGTGTATATTCTGCGCAACGTAACTGAGTTTAAAGAACGCGATGAGGCCAAGACTAACTTCATTGCCACCATATCGCACGAGCTGAAAACCCCGATATCAGCCATTAAAATGAGCTTGAAACTACTGCATGATCAGCGTGTAGGCGGCCTCAATAAAGAGCAGGAAGAACTGGTGAACCACATTGGCGATGATGCCGAGCGATTGCTGAAGATTACCTATGAACTGCTCGATCTCTCGCAGGTAGAAACGGGCAATATCCAACTCAATTTCATCCCGGCCAAGCCAGAGCAGATCCTGAACTATGCAGTTAAAGCGGTAAAATCTGAGGCCGGGCAAAAGAAGGTGACCATTGAAGAATTGCTGCCCGCCAGCCTGCCCAATGTGCACGCCGATGTAGAGAAAACGGCCTGGGTAATGATTAATTTCCTTTCCAACGCATTGCGTTATAGTCCAGACAAATCAAAGATCGTGATCAAAGTGATGCCGAAGGGGCAGTTCTTGGAGTTTTCCGTGCAGGATTTTGGTAAAGGAATAGAAGCCCAATACCAGGAGCGTTTGTTCGATAGGTACTTCCAGGTACCAACAGACGGGCAAAATAAATCAGGCTCTGGTTTAGGATTGGCTATATCTAAGGAGTTTATTTTAGCACAAGGCGGACAAATAGGTTTGGAAAGTGAGATGGGAAGTGGTAGTAGGTTCTATTTCACGTTGCCATTGGCCAAGGCGTGA